A segment of the Catenuloplanes nepalensis genome:
ATCCGTTGAGGTTCCGCAGACTCGCGTAGAGGCCGAGGACCACGCAGGTCAGCGGGATGAGCGAGACCAGCGCGGCCGTGTCCAGCAGCTCGGCGGCGCGCGCCAGGTAGAGCGACGGCGGACGCCGCGACCAGGCCGCACCGGCCGCCAGCACGGTCAGCGCGGTCGCCGCCAGCAGCACGGCGACCAGCGGCGACGGCACCTCGGCCGCCACCGTGGACGCGAGCGCGAGGAGCACGCCGGTCCCGGCCGCGAGCAGCGGCACACGATGGTGCGTGGTGACCAGGCCGCGGGTACGCAGCAGCACGCTCACCGCGACCGCGCCCGCCAGCATCCGCGCCGGCACACCGCCGTGCAGCGCCAGGACCAGCGCGGCCACCGTGATCACCACGGCGTGCCCGGCGAGCAGACCGGTCAGGAACTCGTCGGTGCGGCTCAGCGCGGCCAGCACCGTCTCACGGGGCGGCCGCCGCCGGGCCTCCCGCAACCCGTCGAGCCCGGCATCGTCGTCATCGTCCGGATCGGTCACCGGTGGCGGCAGCGCGATCGCCGGGATCGGCAGCCGGCCGAGCCGGATCGCCAGCAGCGGGAGCAGGCCGAGCGTGCAGACCGCGGCCGTGACCAGCACCGCGGCCGAGTGCGCGGCGGGGATCGCCAGCGCCAGCGCGGCGGCCGGGACGGCCTGCAGCGCCGCGGACGCGCACGCGGC
Coding sequences within it:
- the eccD gene encoding type VII secretion integral membrane protein EccD: MGAGLARVTIAAPRRRVDLALPDQIPLAELLPDLLRHAGESLADEGERHGGWLLRRPDGAPLLGGRPLRAQGIRDGEILHLTPARAHWPAPEYDDVVDVIAGAARRTGPWSPAATRIATRAVAVALVPAALPPLLLAPPSAAGAYTAAGLTVALLLAAVTASRAYGDAGAAAVAGALAMPFAGVSGALLVAMDRTAAPASWWGAPETLVAAVAVLLAALLAAVGTAVHPWIPAACASAALQAVPAAALALAIPAAHSAAVLVTAAVCTLGLLPLLAIRLGRLPIPAIALPPPVTDPDDDDDAGLDGLREARRRPPRETVLAALSRTDEFLTGLLAGHAVVITVAALVLALHGGVPARMLAGAVAVSVLLRTRGLVTTHHRVPLLAAGTGVLLALASTVAAEVPSPLVAVLLAATALTVLAAGAAWSRRPPSLYLARAAELLDTAALVSLIPLTCVVLGLYASLRNLNG